TCCATATAACAGGGCTCCATCAGATATCTCCTATATCAGAATCCTTCATGCATCTCCGGGTGCACCTACTGTGGATATATATGCAAATGAGAATATTATAGCACGCGGCCTGGTATATAAAGGCTTTACACCATATATCAGGGTTAATACCGGTGTTTATAATATAAATGTTTTCCCATCCGGACAAACTTCAAACCCTGTTTTGAGTACCAGTATAAATATTCCTCCTCAATCAGTGATGACAGTTGCAGCAGCAGGCAGACCAGCTGAGCTGAGTCTTTTCCCGATTAATGAGCCTTTTGTTCCAACAACACAGGGGAAAGCTTATGTAAGATTTGTACACCTGTCACCGGATACACCAAGCGTTGATATTACACTACCCAATGGAACCATACTTTTCAGTAATGTTGCTTACAAGGGTATTACAGAATATATACCTGTCGATCCGGGAACATATATCCTGGAAGCACGTCCTACAAGTACTGAAGTTATAGCTCTATACGTACCCAATATAACTCTTCGTGCTGACAGATTCTATACAGTATACGCAGTTGGTTTGTCCGGAGGTACTCCATCACTGCAGGCACTCATACCCTTAGATGGAAATTCGTATATAAAGTTTTAACAATATACCGGCTCAATATCATAAAGGGCATCCATAATGCCCTTTATATTATTCATTACAGAAGAACTCATACTCCCTTGACCACTCGCAAACCTCTCCAGGTGCTATATTTATATCTATGAACACTTCAGGGCTTATTACATGTGTAGTCCCCCATAATGCAATAAGTGAAGCAGGCAGGCAGCTATACTCCTTCACACCTACTCCGCTTGGCATATGTATAAGTTCCCAAATGTGCGGATTTCCTTTTTGATAACCTGCCGGGCGGTTGTAAAAATCGGACTCAGGCTGCTCCTTCCATGTAATAGTATTTCCGTCAGCTTTCAAAATCCTGCCTTCAGGAATATCATCCAGTTCTACATCAAAGGACATTTTCAAGGAGTAATCAGGACCTACAAGCTGTCCGTTTATACCAATAAAATTATGATAGTATTCATGGGTAATAATCTGTTTTGTTCCTGTGTTTTTCAGCCGGTATTCGATCTTAAGCTTGTTGTCGCATACCCTGAGCAGCTTTCTAAGTTCTGCAGAATAGCCATTTGCTTCCAACGGCCCGGAAACAAACTCAATATAGTCTTTGCCTGTATTGACTTTTATAGGAAAAGGTTCAATTTCATAATTTTCTGCAAAGGAATAAGGTGAATCATCCTTCCTTGTAAGCAGTCCAACCCCAAGCTTAGGAAATTTTCCACCGGGTTTGGTTTCATCATAACCAATAGCGCTGCTTATACCAAATTCGTTACACAGGCCTGCACCACCGGTTCCTATACCAGGCTTCAGACTTTCTGGCACACAAAACTTATATTTCTTATCCAATTCCACCTGCGTTATAAATCCTGTCCAGTCAAAACGTGAGCCTTTGTAAAAAGTGCCAGGTTTGGAAACAGTCACTTCCAGCCTTGTTGTGGCGATAACAGTTGAATCTTCCAGAGTATCCAAATCATATATCATTTTATATACCCCCTAACCTATTGGTTACACATGTATTATATTTCATTTAGAAAAACTAAAAAACAAAAATGTAATAAATTTATTTCTTTGTACGAAAATGCATAGTTTCTGCCTTTTTTTATAAAAAATAATGTAGAAAAACACTTTTATATACCCAGGGGGAAGTAAGATGGAAGAGCCAATTGTACTAAAACGTGTATTTTCCGAATTTAAAAACCTGAAACACAAAATTGATATCAATGCCGCAGCAGTATTCCTGTTGTTTTTTATTTTCAACACTCTGAAAGTCTCTGTTTTCAATTTATTTATCACCAGCTCAACACTAAATACCGGAAGTATACTTTATAAGCTTTTATTGTCTTTCTCTATTACTTTTTTATTGTATGAATTACTCTTACTTTTTTCAAGCAGAGTACTTATCTCTGTTTTTTTCGTACTTCAGACAGTCTACATATTTGCCAACCTCTCATATTACCTGTATTTTCATTATTACTTGCACCTTTCACAGTCGTCTGCTCTGTTTTCGGAGGGTCTTGGTGCAGCAGGCCATTTCGCTATACCTAAAAATCTGAAATTGTTGATACTGCTAGTTGATCTACCCTTTTTCATATTCTTTCTGCTTCTATATAAAAGAATTCTCGAATTAAAGAGAAAGCTTCATATTATAAGAAAGTTTATAGCCCTAATATGCCTCTCAGCCATACTGATCACTGAAAGCTGGAATTATGTCCACAACTACTCGCTGGCGCATTTCATTAAGGACTACTCCTCTTACGAAACACTTATAGTAGAAAGATACGGCACAGTTGTAAATAATGCTGTAGACAGCTGGGTTAACAGAAACGACCAAAAGCTGATTAATTCTTTAGCATACGGTAAAACAATTTCCGCAAAACCTTCGGCTGCTCAAAAACCTAATTTTGTCATAATACAGGTAGAATCAATGGACTCAAATATAATCCGCAAGCAGTATAATGGTAAATACATAATGCCGTTTTTGAATTCAATATCTGAGGAATGCATTTACTATCCATATACATTAAGCTATCACAAGGCAGGGGGAACCTCAGACTG
This genomic window from Clostridia bacterium contains:
- a CDS encoding DUF4397 domain-containing protein, which gives rise to MFERYCYFPYDPYNRAPSDISYIRILHASPGAPTVDIYANENIIARGLVYKGFTPYIRVNTGVYNINVFPSGQTSNPVLSTSINIPPQSVMTVAAAGRPAELSLFPINEPFVPTTQGKAYVRFVHLSPDTPSVDITLPNGTILFSNVAYKGITEYIPVDPGTYILEARPTSTEVIALYVPNITLRADRFYTVYAVGLSGGTPSLQALIPLDGNSYIKF
- a CDS encoding LTA synthase family protein, whose protein sequence is MEEPIVLKRVFSEFKNLKHKIDINAAAVFLLFFIFNTLKVSVFNLFITSSTLNTGSILYKLLLSFSITFLLYELLLLFSSRVLISVFFVLQTVYIFANLSYYLYFHYYLHLSQSSALFSEGLGAAGHFAIPKNLKLLILLVDLPFFIFFLLLYKRILELKRKLHIIRKFIALICLSAILITESWNYVHNYSLAHFIKDYSSYETLIVERYGTVVNNAVDSWVNRNDQKLINSLAYGKTISAKPSAAQKPNFVIIQVESMDSNIIRKQYNGKYIMPFLNSISEECIYYPYTLSYHKAGGTSDCEFSTMNSIEPLDNFPSMKISSYTYPNSFIKILSANSYHTAVFHGNTASYFSRDKAYVKMGFKEFHDMQKMGLGNVGWGAPDKDVFAYTLGQMKKQISPFLYYVITMTSHGPYTNANYYYDNNNYDGINNVVVRDYFNSMSYVDQTLNFFVDFIRENLKNTYIVILGDHTPGIYNDIFRQASFYLDGKYFELVPVMIITPEGEIRKEESISASFLDIAPTILSKSGVSFQYKTNGINLFSYKSAGSIPYKGSDYDRKLIYEKVSPVN